A genomic region of Methylobacterium durans contains the following coding sequences:
- a CDS encoding IS3 family transposase (programmed frameshift): MKQTSGLARKPADAVIKDIRRATRRQFSAEEKIRIVLEGLRGEDSIAELCRREGIASSMYYGWSKEFLEAGKKRLAGDTARAATADEVKELRREAGALKEVVADLLLENRLLKKHERGWGRRGMRYPAPEKLEIIRLVEQSHLPVRRTLEKLGITRSTFYRWYDAYLRGGPEALADRPSRPSRVWNRLPTEIREQIVALALEEPELSPRELAVRFTDERRYFVSEASVYRLLKAQDLITSPAYIVVKAADAFRDKTTAPNQLWQTDFTYLKVVGWGWYYLSTVLDDFSRFIVAWKLCATMQASDVTATLDLALTAAGLDQVPVAHRPRLLTDNGSSYVAGDLATWLGSRGMTHIRGAPRHPQTQGKIERWHQTLKNRILLEHAYLPGELEARVAAFVEHYNHVRAHESLGNLTPADVYLGRGEGILRERAQIKRQTLIDRRLRHHARAA, translated from the exons ATGAAGCAGACATCCGGACTGGCACGCAAGCCGGCAGACGCGGTGATCAAAGACATCCGCCGGGCCACCCGCCGGCAGTTCTCGGCCGAGGAGAAGATCCGCATCGTGCTGGAGGGCCTGCGCGGCGAGGACAGTATCGCCGAGCTGTGTCGGCGCGAGGGCATCGCCAGCTCGATGTACTACGGCTGGTCCAAGGAGTTCCTGGAAGCCGGTAAGAAGCGGCTGGCGGGCGACACGGCGCGGGCGGCGACAGCAGACGAAGTCAAGGAGCTGCGCCGCGAGGCGGGCGCGCTGAAGGAGGTTGTGGCCGATCTCCTCCTGGAGAACCGCCTGCTC AAAAAGCATGAGCGGGGCTGGGGACGACGAGGCATGAGGTACCCAGCCCCTGAGAAGCTGGAGATCATCCGGCTGGTTGAGCAATCCCACCTGCCGGTGCGCCGCACCCTGGAGAAGCTCGGCATCACCCGATCGACGTTCTACCGCTGGTACGACGCCTACCTGAGAGGCGGTCCCGAGGCATTGGCTGACCGACCATCCCGGCCCAGCCGGGTCTGGAACCGTCTACCGACAGAGATCCGCGAGCAGATCGTCGCCCTCGCGCTGGAGGAGCCGGAACTCAGCCCACGCGAACTGGCGGTGCGCTTCACCGACGAGCGGCGCTACTTCGTCTCGGAAGCCAGCGTCTACCGCCTGCTCAAGGCCCAGGACCTGATCACCAGCCCCGCTTACATCGTCGTCAAGGCCGCCGACGCGTTCCGCGACAAGACCACGGCGCCCAACCAGCTCTGGCAGACCGACTTCACCTACCTGAAGGTTGTCGGCTGGGGCTGGTACTACCTGTCGACGGTGCTGGACGACTTCTCGCGCTTCATCGTGGCCTGGAAGCTCTGCGCCACGATGCAGGCCAGCGACGTCACCGCCACGCTCGATCTGGCGCTGACCGCGGCCGGGCTCGATCAGGTGCCGGTGGCGCATCGCCCGCGGCTGCTGACCGACAACGGATCGAGCTACGTCGCGGGTGACTTGGCGACATGGCTTGGCAGCCGAGGCATGACCCACATCCGCGGTGCGCCGCGCCATCCCCAGACGCAGGGCAAGATCGAGCGCTGGCACCAGACGCTCAAGAACCGCATCCTGCTCGAACACGCCTACCTGCCGGGCGAGTTGGAGGCCCGGGTTGCCGCCTTCGTGGAGCACTACAACCACGTCCGAGCTCACGAGAGCCTGGGCAATCTCACCCCCGCTGACGTCTATCTCGGCCGCGGCGAGGGCATCCTGCGCGAGCGGGCGCAGATCAAGCGTCAGACCCTCATCGACCGCCGCTTGCGCCACCACGCGCGGGCTGCCTAA
- a CDS encoding MucR family transcriptional regulator, whose product MSDTVEEANNNHIDLTVDIVSAYLSNNHASVADLPRLIASVHAAVSGLTHTPEISEPQVKLSPAQIKKSITQDALISFEDDKPYKTLRRHLSIRGLTPESYREKWGLPHDYPMVSASYSEARSSLAKSLGLGQQRKKAATKASTSAETVSAPAPAVEAPKGRGTRKKAAAPAKPRTRRKAAEPALAE is encoded by the coding sequence GTGTCCGACACCGTTGAAGAAGCAAACAATAACCACATCGATCTGACGGTCGACATCGTCTCCGCCTACCTGTCCAACAATCACGCATCCGTGGCCGACCTTCCGAGGCTGATCGCGAGCGTGCATGCCGCCGTGTCAGGTCTGACCCACACCCCGGAGATCAGCGAGCCGCAGGTCAAGCTCAGCCCGGCGCAAATCAAGAAGTCGATCACGCAGGACGCGCTGATCAGCTTCGAGGATGACAAGCCCTACAAGACCTTGCGCCGCCATCTCTCGATCCGCGGCCTAACACCCGAGAGCTACCGGGAGAAGTGGGGCCTGCCGCACGACTATCCGATGGTGTCGGCCTCCTACTCGGAGGCGCGCTCCTCGCTCGCCAAGAGCCTCGGTCTCGGGCAACAACGCAAAAAGGCGGCGACGAAGGCCTCTACGTCGGCCGAGACGGTGAGCGCGCCGGCACCTGCCGTTGAGGCGCCGAAGGGCCGCGGCACCCGCAAGAAGGCTGCGGCTCCCGCCAAGCCGCGCACCCGGCGCAAGGCTGCCGAGCCTGCTCTCGCAGAGTAG
- a CDS encoding metallophosphoesterase, giving the protein MPTYAIADLHGRFDLFTMAIATITERGGGTVVFTGDYIDRGPESRQIIDALMQGPPAGQEWIALKGNHEDMMVSVCRGRASVQWWMENGGAQTLLSYGHPMAGNVEVSIVPQMHLDWLDCLPIVLRDGRRLFVHAGVDPLVALDLQSEQKCLWMLYPDGFVGGHGDLHVVHGHHQFAEGPKLYAGRTNLDTFAWYTGRLVVGVFDDDMPGGPVELIEIIGEPHELALREDSEA; this is encoded by the coding sequence ATGCCAACCTACGCCATCGCAGACCTGCATGGCCGCTTCGACCTCTTCACGATGGCGATCGCTACTATCACGGAACGCGGCGGCGGCACGGTCGTGTTCACGGGTGACTATATCGATCGCGGTCCGGAGAGCCGGCAGATCATCGACGCGCTCATGCAAGGCCCGCCAGCGGGCCAGGAATGGATCGCCCTCAAGGGCAACCACGAAGACATGATGGTGAGCGTCTGCCGAGGACGGGCCTCGGTCCAATGGTGGATGGAGAACGGGGGCGCCCAGACCCTGCTCTCCTACGGCCATCCCATGGCCGGGAACGTCGAGGTGTCGATCGTTCCCCAAATGCATCTCGACTGGCTTGACTGCCTCCCGATCGTTCTTCGGGATGGTCGCCGCCTCTTCGTCCATGCCGGCGTTGACCCCCTGGTCGCCCTGGACCTGCAGAGCGAGCAGAAGTGCCTCTGGATGCTCTACCCGGACGGGTTCGTGGGAGGCCACGGTGACCTTCACGTGGTCCATGGCCATCATCAGTTCGCCGAAGGGCCCAAGCTCTATGCCGGCCGGACCAACCTCGACACCTTCGCTTGGTACACCGGCCGGCTCGTGGTCGGCGTGTTCGATGACGATATGCCGGGCGGGCCGGTCGAGCTGATCGAGATTATCGGCGAGCCGCACGAGCTGGCTCTCCGCGAGGACTCTGAGGCCTGA
- a CDS encoding DUF6522 family protein, with protein MRLDLDLRGSWLVDPRDLAARLGISVAYLKRQMSLGHVTSRLDPGRDEDEGRSRITIRVVTAAWEGIFDREGVLISERRL; from the coding sequence ATGCGCCTTGATCTCGACCTTCGTGGTTCCTGGCTGGTCGATCCCCGAGATCTTGCGGCCCGACTGGGCATCTCGGTGGCCTACCTCAAGCGCCAGATGTCCCTCGGGCATGTCACCAGCCGCTTGGATCCAGGCCGAGATGAAGACGAGGGCCGCTCACGCATCACGATCAGGGTGGTTACGGCGGCGTGGGAAGGCATCTTCGATCGCGAGGGTGTCCTGATCAGCGAGCGCCGCCTCTAA
- a CDS encoding anaerobic typically selenocysteine-containing protein, which produces MARIPLLALAVSALLSIGPAWAEGKPLPPPASNAMPPVELTINMDNGKPVCAPAEVLLPADTNVELHVVSQANAPITITMGEQFENGRVLHADGDLVHVMSEKGYLVKQNGKGTLRLRTMKAGSQEYACTSTKNQDAPFKGKLTLTPPAG; this is translated from the coding sequence ATGGCGCGAATCCCTCTGCTCGCCCTTGCGGTCAGTGCCCTCCTCTCGATCGGCCCCGCCTGGGCCGAGGGCAAGCCGCTGCCGCCTCCCGCCAGCAACGCCATGCCGCCGGTCGAGCTGACGATCAACATGGACAACGGCAAGCCGGTTTGTGCTCCGGCCGAGGTGTTGCTCCCGGCCGACACTAACGTGGAGCTCCACGTTGTCAGTCAGGCAAACGCGCCGATCACGATCACCATGGGCGAGCAGTTCGAGAACGGCCGCGTGCTGCACGCCGACGGCGATCTCGTCCACGTGATGAGCGAGAAGGGCTACTTGGTGAAGCAGAACGGCAAGGGAACGCTGCGCCTGCGAACGATGAAGGCGGGTAGCCAAGAGTACGCCTGCACGAGCACCAAGAACCAGGATGCGCCCTTCAAGGGCAAATTGACCCTGACGCCGCCAGCTGGCTAA
- a CDS encoding PilZ domain-containing protein, producing MTQLDGVAATPAATEKRIGGERHETMRLATIILEDGEQIPCMIRDMSVSGAKLGVARRYQLPETFMLTIAGRNLTCRVQRAWRRGDFVGVSLLAAAEALNEQQGA from the coding sequence ATGACACAACTCGATGGCGTCGCCGCCACACCGGCGGCAACGGAGAAGCGGATCGGTGGCGAGCGTCACGAGACGATGCGGCTGGCGACCATCATCCTGGAGGATGGCGAGCAGATCCCGTGTATGATCAGGGACATGTCGGTGTCTGGCGCGAAGCTCGGTGTGGCGAGACGCTATCAATTGCCTGAGACGTTCATGCTCACGATCGCCGGCCGCAATCTCACCTGCCGCGTTCAACGTGCATGGCGTCGTGGCGACTTCGTTGGTGTGTCGCTGCTGGCTGCGGCGGAAGCGCTGAACGAACAGCAGGGCGCGTGA